Proteins encoded within one genomic window of Bos indicus isolate NIAB-ARS_2022 breed Sahiwal x Tharparkar chromosome 23, NIAB-ARS_B.indTharparkar_mat_pri_1.0, whole genome shotgun sequence:
- the LOC109576632 gene encoding histone H3.1 codes for MARTKQTARKSTGGKAPRKQLATKAARKSAPATGGVKKPHRYRPGTVALREIRRYQKSTELLIRKLPFQRLVREIAQDFKTDLRFQSSAVMALQEACEAYLVGLFEDTNLCAIHAKRVTIMPKDIQLARRIRGERA; via the coding sequence ATGGCTCGTACCAAGCAGACTGCTCGGAAGTCCACGGGTGGCAAGGCGCCGCGCAAGCAGCTCGCCACCAAGGCGGCTCGGAAGAGCGCGCCGGCCACCGGCGGCGTGAAGAAGCCGCACCGCTATCGGCCCGGCACGGTAGCTCTGCGCGAGATCCGCCGTTACCAGAAGTCCACTGAGCTACTGATTCGCAAGCTGCCGTTCCAGCGGCTGGTGCGCGAGATCGCTCAGGACTTCAAGACCGACCTGCGCTTTCAGAGCTCGGCGGTGATGGCGCTGCAGGAGGCGTGCGAGGCCTACCTGGTGGGCCTCTTCGAGGACACCAATCTCTGCGCCATCCACGCCAAGCGCGTCACCATCATGCCCAAGGACATCCAGCTTGCTCGCCGCATCCGCGGGGAGAGGGCGTGA
- the LOC109576638 gene encoding histone H2A type 1-J produces the protein MSGRGKQGGKARAKAKTRSSRAGLQFPVGRVHRLLRKGNYAERVGAGAPVYLAAVLEYLTAEILELAGNAARDNKKTRIIPRHLQLAIRNDEELNKLLGKVTIAQGGVLPNIQAVLLPKKTESHHKTK, from the coding sequence ATGTCTGGACGTGGCAAACAAGGCGGCAAGGCTCGCGCCAAGGCCAAGACTCGCTCTTCGCGGGCAGGACTCCAGTTCCCCGTGGGTCGAGTGCACCGCCTTCTCCGCAAGGGTAACTACGCCGAGCGGGTCGGGGCCGGGGCCCCGGTGTACCTGGCGGCGGTGCTGGAGTACCTGACGGCCGAGATCCTGGAGCTGGCGGGCAATGCGGCCCGGGACAACAAGAAGACGCGCATCATCCCGCGTCACCTGCAGCTGGCCATCCGCAACGACGAGGAGCTCAACAAGCTGCTGGGCAAAGTCACCATCGCCCAGGGTGGTGTCCTGCCCAACATCCAGGCGGTGCTGCTGCCCAAGAAGACTGAGAGCCACCACAAGACTAAGTAA
- the LOC109576643 gene encoding histone H2B type 1-C/E/F/G/I — MPEPAKSAPAPKKGSKKAVTKAQKKDGKKRKRSRKESYSVYVYKVLKQVHPDTGISSKAMGIMNSFVNDIFERIAGEASRLAHYNKRSTITSREIQTAVRLLLPGELAKHAVSEGTKAVTKYTSSK, encoded by the coding sequence ATGCCTGAGCCAGCGAAGTCCGCTCCTGCCCCGAAGAAGGGTTCTAAGAAGGCGGTGACCAAGGCGCAGAAGAAGGACGGCAAGAAGCGCAAGCGCAGCCGCAAGGAGAGCTACTCCGTGTACGtgtacaaggtgctgaagcaGGTCCACCCGGACACCGGCATCTCGTCCAAGGCCAtgggaatcatgaactccttcgtcAACGATATCTTCGAGCGCATCGCTGGCGAGGCGTCGCGCCTGGCGCATTACAACAAGCGTTCGACCatcacatccagggagatccagacgGCCGTGCGCCTGCTGCTGCccggggagctggccaagcacgccgTGTCCGAGGGCACCAAGGCCGTCACCAAATACACCAGCTCCAAGTAA